The sequence GGGTTCTCCCTTTCCGCGTTCCCTCTGGAAAAGAGGAACAGGGAAGAGAACAACGACTTAGGAAAGGAACGAAACGTGTTgttttcccttttcccttctctttcttttttctttttcttccctttctttctttcttcccttcgGTTCACGCTGCGGAGACCCGaccgaacgaacgaacgagaaGGAGATAGTTATATACTTACAAGAATTACAGACAGGGCGGTTAGGACGATCCCACGGGAGGGTTTCGTCCTGTTGTATAGGTGTATAATGTAACCCGTGACTCTTTTTATTGACGACGACTGCATTGCTCCCCCTGACAAAGGCTCGTATGTtcattacatatatatatacatatatatatatatatatatataaatattatattcactaattaaaataaaaaaaagtatatatgtatacaaatGGAAAAATGTGGAGAGAGAGCGCGCgcgcgagagagagagaggaatttaaataattattgttggCGAGAATGAAGCGTGACGAACGAGCGCGTGGAACATTATCGACAATGGAGGAAACGATTTCATTAAATTGGAAGAAGATGTACCTATGTATCTCTCTCACCGATTCAAAACACCGTGAGATACACGAGGGAAAGGAACCGGAcctacttttttttctttctctgttaATTCCATTTcgcttcctttttcttccccCCACCCTGAATCCCAAACTCTTCTTCCgctaattattactattattatcgCTATTAcgattactattattattattaatgttattatgTATGTTAATCCTTTCGATTGCGTTTATGCTCGATTTTAGACTGGGACGTGCAATATTGCGGCCTCGGGATCGATCCATACCCGAGCGCAATTTAAGTCTgctttgaaaaattgcatctttcaattaaaaatgaataagtaaatgaaaaatatataggaAAAGGAATGGTGCGAACGATCGttttagaagaaaattaaaagttttTTCGTCCAATACATCGTCGACCGCATGAAACCTGTTGTTAATGTGGGTATCGGCAATTCGATCGAGAAATCTATCGATCGTATTGTAGATGATGTATCGTGCTCGGTATCGCGTCAAACATTTCTAACTAATCGGTTCGAAAAATCGTCGAACATCGATTCGCGTACGTACGAAACGATAAAACGAGTTTATCTGTTATCTGGACCATTTATAAGCGAATGTTTGTCTTACGTAAGTAAAGACAAACATGTAAATCGAATAGTTGTTATGCAATCATATCATTCGTATAGTGCAAGAAGGTGTTCTAATCAAACATTAAAAACGCctggaaataaatatttcgtGTGCCTATTGCCTATACGAGCGTAGAAGATACATATTATCTTGATAACGATTCGTAACACGTTATCGTAATTGTTCAAGGTACACTGCTCAAACTTGTTAGCGGATCTATATCCAATATCTAATACTTTAAGGATTTTCTCCAAATCCGATTCGGTACAATGTCCATATATCAAACTTTTATTAACGATTTATCGATCCCCTAATTCCTTTGATCAGTGTAAGTTCTTTCAAACCTTTCGATCCGACGTTGATTCTAgcttataaatttatattttccaaGGTGATCACAACGAAATCCAACTATCAAGGTACAATAAATAACTATTTTGACTGTAATCGTGAAAAATCGTAGCTCGAAATTGTAAGCATCTTGAAAGTTATGGTAATTTATGGTAAATTAACCCTCGAAAAGGGTTGATCGATCCTTTCGCTCAGAAACGCGAGACAAAATGCATTCCATTGAAATCACTTTGATCGCGATGCTGAGGCATACTCTTCGATCTTTATCGAACTAATTAAGCCATTAATATCGACGAAACAACAAGTACGCGTTGGTCACGATTAACGTCCAGAAATTCTTTGTCCATGGACATTCTTTGTGAAAGATGTTCGCGATGTTTAATGTAAGGAAAGTGATCTCTCGCGTGTCGAGGATGATCAAAACGTGCCTGATACGACGTCACGTGTCGTTGACGAAGCatacagagaaaaaaaagaagggatCCGGTATACCGGAtcaaagaagagaaagagagatccCTTTTTCCAAGGTGGACACTCTTGGTTCGTTGTGTTATCGGCGAGAGAGACGCACACACGATGAGAACCGAGACGCTATTGCGCGAAACAACTTCCTCCGCTTCCTGTTACGATTCTGTTTCACGCGTACTTCCGGCCGTTTCCCCCGCGTGCTTTATGTCTTATTCGAGAGACGatgaggaaaagaaaaatgtaaccGTGCGTGTTAAGAAAACGTAGGAGTATCGAAAGCGACGTGAGAAatggagagagaaaaaaatacgTCACGcaaaacgagaaaaaaaaaaattacgaTGACGAAGATTGATGGACGGCGTTCTCTTTGcgaacaaagaaaaagagaacCAGTAAGATTTTACAGCGAACGACCTGCGATATTGCATATACGATATAttgtgttttcttttttttctttttttcttttttcttttttttctttttttctttcttttcgatGATGATCACGACGACGACTATTGCTTGACGATTATTGATACGACGACGATTTATGGTAACGACTATAGCGCGAGAGTATGGTGGGAGTAtgtataaaatgtattttaagcgtggataattaaaaaaaagaatcaatttacatttacagtTTCCAGTAACAATACTGATGTGGGTTGTGcataacaaaaaaataacaaaaaaagcAAAGAAAGAACGTGTACACGTAACATGGCGGGCCCATTTCAATGGAGAATCGGACCGATCGAGAATCGATAATCTCAATCGAATCGCGCGCAGCCGCGCGAAATACGAATTTTCGTCCCTGTGAGGATAAAGCCTTTCTTTCCTGACTGTTCTCTTTCATTCTACTTCACTATATTCTGCGAGTACATCATTGTAAGAATTTCAATTCGACGCATTTTTGAAGATTTAAATAACTTTGcttttgaaattgtaatgTTCTGTAGAATATCATAAAAAACGTATTTGTCAGGTTATGAATTATGCAATATATCGAAAAGTGAAACTGATAGAAATCGCgcaagaagaagtagaagaaaaatgaacatGTAGGTAAATAAGGCGTTAGAGAATGAAACAGGAGTGCCAAATCATCCGTGACTTCCGTCCCACTTGggcaataaataaatgcacAGCAACTTGGCGAGAATGCAAATGTTTGCCATTTGTCCTCCAATAATCGTAAGGATTCTTAACCTCTCCGCTGTatcgattctttctttttttcgtgaTTGTGCTAGAGAAATGGGTATTAGTAGCGAATGCGTTCAACATCCGTTATTTTCGCTATAAGAAACTTTATTCCTCGTCGTTTTATTAACGAATAACGACAATAGGAAGGGAACGAGCATTTTAGTCagctgaaagaaaaaaagaatatataaagTCGCGAGTCTATTTGGATGATACTTTTTAGGGTTGAAGATCGTTGCTCGTACGATCGATCCTGATAAAGTAATTTCGACACTCGCTATTAGTGCCTATCGTTTCGTCGATAATCGGGATAATAGAAGGTGTTTTCGTCGGTAATGTCACACCTCTCGTCCCAATTCGTCAAACGGACTAAAAAAAACGAACTCGAATCCGATTCTCCATACCAATGGAcgcttttatttaaatatacaacaaaacatacacacacacacacacacacaaacacACGACAGGATCGGCCGTGATTAATTCTGGCAGtggttaaattataaaatgatatttattcgAACGACTTGCCAGGTTTCGTTGCACACAGTATGTACACACACGAAACAGTAGGTTCAagcgataaaaaaagaaaaaaaaatcaataatgACGGAAAGAGATCTATAGATTACGGATTAATGGATGAGTTATATAGTTATTTGAGAAGTTTCACGAAATATCGATGTATATATTTTAAGTTTGTATTATAATGCTCCCCACTTAATTTGTATGAAATGGAGAATTTCAAACATTAAAAATGATGAGAAAAATGTCtcgaatcttttttttttgtattttcgtCGAGTGTTCTTGTCGTATTAAATAAACTTATCTTGCAAGTTTAAATCGTTGATTAATCAAGAGACATTGTAAGCATAGTCTGATAAGAAAGATTGGAAGGATTATTGGTTAGATTCTACCCGTTTCTTAAAGACTGTGTCCCATTTTTATGCAAGCATCTTTTCAACACTACCACTGTAGTATCCAATAGAACATCGTCGTGAATTAAAAAGAGAACGGTCGATGCTTGCTCTTGTTCTTTCAGCGCGTTACTACAGCTGACGACGGGCGGAAGACTGCGCAGTGCAGTATCACATGTCAATGTCCGTTGCGCATGTACTTACCGGTCAGAGAGACATGGCAGGTGTTTCGGTTACTTCTTATTGTTgactatttttaataaataaaaaaaacgtTGCCTAGAAACTGTCTGGAGGACAATGATAACGTGTAGCTTAGATAACAATTTGTGAAACTTACTTTATGTAACCCACTTACGGGAGCCTTTGTAAACCATGTCGAATCCACGAGAAGCAGAGGTAAGCATTTATACATTTTGAATCTATGTTTTAATATGtacgatttttaattaatgttcATATATATTTCTGAATTATATGAGAGAACTTATATTTAGAAACCTAGAGGTGAAGTTGTTGCAACAACTTTAATACATATTAACGATTATTATCAACATTGATGCGATTAActttaaagaattttcaacgaacAATTTATTGTCTCTTATTACgtatatttttatcattatatTGAAGGTTCAAAGTCTTAAGGAGCGTGGAAATACGTGTGTGAAAGAACAGAAGTATGAAGAGGCTATGTTTCATTACACGCATGCTATTAGACTTGATCcacaaaattattctttgTACAGTAATAGATCATTTGCCTTTTTAAAAATGCATCAATATCATTTTGCTATGGAAGATGCTCTAATGACAATTCAATTAAAACCAGATTGGACCAaggtatatatatgtatatatgttaGTCACAGTTTTACTCATAAAGAGTATTTATATAGATAACGTGTGGataaataatgtttaattGTAGGGTTACTTTAGGAAGGCTGAAGTAGAATCACAAACTTTTCACTTTAGCGAAGCTCTTCAATCTTACTGCAAAGCTTTATCGCTTCAACCGAATGAACCAACTATTTTAGAAGCAATGCATAGAGTAGCCAAATTATTGATTCAAGATAAAAGAGGTACAATTCCTATAATATGAAAAGTACAGCAAAAATGTTTATCAAATTTTGatgataaactattttataGCTGATCAACAAATACCCTGGCTTGGAGCTGGTGTTGGTATCATACTTGGAGTTATAGTTGTAATTGCTGATtatgtttttacaaacaaacCTACATTAACGGTACATGTGTTTAAGTTTTAAAAATAGATGtctaaacaaatttttataataattctatttcttttttttttctttattaaatatagCATCCTCTTTTGATGGTCTTATTGACAATGTCCATAGCAATGCTAGGTTTTGGCATTGCAAAGGGATTTCGTTATTTCGTAAAACGTCAAAGAAAGTCGCTTTTAGAACCACCAGTGGATCTTTTTGGTAATGATAAAGAAGAGCTTGATGATATTGAAGctgaaatgaataatgaaaaagagaaacaccCGAAATATAGCAAAGCGCAAGCAAGACaaagatttaaaaaaggaaaatcatAATGTGTTTTGATACTAACGACGTACATGAgtttttatgtaaattttatattttaaatccATACACTTTTTAGCATCTCAGGAAAACTTCGAATATTTATGATCAATACTGTTACATtggtagaaaaatatatacatactgTTGATTACATTTCGAAATTCAGttattattgaaaagaaaaaagtttgTATTTTATGTTGAGACATTCATATTTGATGTGTTTGctgtttaataatttatttattccaaaTATGATTGTACttaaaattgtttcaaatatATCACGGAAGATAAGGCTGCAATGAAACTATAATTATTGGTAAGTTATGtggtacaaatatttttaaatttaaaattaaacaaaaaaattcattGTTATATGAATTGTATCAACATTCAATGATATAAGAGGTTTCAGTTCTTAGAAAAGGTAGCAGAAATTATATGCCATTTACACTTTTACACAATTGTATTGTTGGATCAAGtactttaaaaattgttcttaTAGCCTATATACCAATTGTTCTTACAATCAAAATGAGAGAAATTATTTACACCTCTTAATCTCTTGCACTTCTtcaatacaataaatataaatgaattctACCTTCTAAACATAATCAACAAAATGCTTTCAATCTATTGTCAAGTACCATATTAAACAATGACAAGACAGAATTTCCGAATATGTGTACAATGAAGCAtgttatttgaatttcaaagtttataatatatgtatatagtacAGTGTATGTACTATACATTATGCTTGAAGCATGAATGTATATGACTTAATACACAATGGAAAACTTTTACATTTCTGAAGTTCACTTCTTCTTATAAACTATATTTACCCTTCTTGCTCTGTAGTGTAACTATTTAGCTAGTCAAAGCTAAATCGTCATCATTATATTATGCTAGAGCTGTTTCATAATTCTATAATTAATGATCTCAAAGATTGACGTCAGTAATCTTGATTTGTTCGTAATACGCTTTCAGGAAATGGCACGCTTAAAAATGATGACGCTATGAAACACGtgtatgaatttatttttctttatgaactttttatatgtacatattaatGAACATTTTTCGTGCAACCGCGGTATACATTCAGCCCGAGAAACATCGATATATTAAACTCATCCATTTATAACTCGTACGACGACTTATCATATCAATACTGAAGTAATTGAATCAGTATCGTAGTACATGCATGATCGAATCTCTTCAAGTCGGttttgttaatattattattatatagctaattaaaatttgatagTTTAAAATGGTTTtatatgaaagaaaatagaaaaacgaTAATATCCGCTTTAATGGAAAATGTTAACGATAACAGATTTTTTACTCATTCGCAATGGCAATGCGCCAGGTGTTCGAGACTCAGTTATCTGTAGATCACTGAGAGCTCGTTCAGTATAAATTCAAATGAACAAGCTGTTACTCCATAAATACATAGTCTTTAGAACTGTTTATGATAGTGTAGTTGATGGCCtcaattaattaactaataaaaaaggaacataTAGAACGCTCCCATTAAACATTAAATCCCAAACTAGTAGCACACGTCATCTTTTCGTTAACGCGTATTAGTTGTGTACATACATTCATATAATATGCGATTGTAAGAAGTAATCTAACGGCGCGATAGATCAGCGCAAGAAAATTAACAGAATAGATCAAATCTTTTATTAGTTACAAAGTACATATATTTGCgttgaaacaattttaaaaaccAAACAGATATTCACaggatatttaaaaaatcaatagGTATGTTCTAGAATtatattctttcatttttttttttaaatacttaaTCCATTTTTCTTGACTTTTCATAGCATATGAAcgatcaaattatttacaaCTTAAACGATCATAGTCTATAATAAATTTGATTAGCTAGACTGAAAACTGAATTTTTACTACATTTTTGGGCATATTCAATCTTCTCTTTTCTGTCTCCATCTTATACGATCCTGATGTGAGACTATTCACAGTACTGTATTATGCGCATGCGTTCATTGACGTTTACGTAGGTAAGCATTGTAGAACACACAGGCTGGTCATTTCTCTCCAAGCCTTCGAACAGTTCGCATCTGTGCGTTTGAAATCAATGCAAAGTGAAAAATTTGTCTAGTTTTCAACGCAAATTAATTCTCCATtttactatttatttatttcacttAACTATATTATTGTACAGTTTTAGAATTAGTTTATTATGAAACAGAATTAAACTATACATACGACTATAGTTAGCTAAGATAATATGTAATTGCACATAACAAAGCAAtgtgctttttctttttaaacgtATAATAACTCAtcgtaaaaatttattctgtGATTAGATAACAAGttgcttaaaaattaaatacggAAGTAGCTTGTAGTCGATTTGTATCCTAAACTAACATCATGAATCAGCATATGTTGTTTAAACAATAATCGTAACTAGAACGAAAGTCAAGTGGTACAAACGTTTCTTAATCTTTGAGTGATTCTTATGAAATATGAACATTTCCATGAGAAAATTGAACCAGTTAAAGACGTTTCTGATTAGTACCTTAACCAACAAGTAGAAAGTAAGAAATAATAGgagataaaaatgattatacAGTAAGTGCtagaataaaaaagagaaaggaaaatggGGTAGTTGCATCACGGATACCTGGAAGAAAGCCTTATACATCGTAATGGAATGCCAGGTCCGCGGCCGCCGCACTTATTAGGGGTTAGGTTGACGTACACGAATGTATTGGTTGAAAGCAACAATCTATTTGATGAAATAATTGCAATACATATATAATTACATCATCATACAAAAACAACAGCATTTATGCGAAATTCGTAATCACAAAATGGCAAAAATCCAGCAAGGAACATAAAAAAGACGTAGAATAACACGAGGATACGAAAAGCGGGAAGCATGGCCGGGGTCCCCGATGCGATTAGTTAGCTGGTCTCTCCGTGCGTACGTGACACGCGCACGCGTGGTTTATGCTGCAGGTTTGTATCTATCTAATGAGCCAGGAAGTGAATTTTAAGCACCCCAATATtccaatatttataatttttcaaaaaattccaAATAACTATTTTACGTTTATTTCTTCAAGGACTGTAAGATGTTACTTACAAGTGCATCACTTTCACAATTATATCGTTTTCATTTgtgttacaaagatcgaattatttgtataatattcaaaatagTTTAAAGTTAAAATGCGGATGACCCGTTAGTATCACTTCTATTCCTTACtagtaaatttattttcaattattggTTTCAGTTTTATAGCAACTAATCTTCCTATATGTACGTTTCCATTGCGTTTGGAATTGCAATAATGTTTCAAAAAGTTACgcgatttttatattttaagtcTTATTCGCAGTTTTCAAATACATGCAACAGTTTGTTagatttcataaaaatttatggTATTCCACGAAATCAATGAATTAACGTAAGGTATTTTTTTGTACGTTATAACGTATGTACGTTTAGATTATTGAGTCACGCCGTGATCTATGCATGCTATGCGGAATGATATACACTCAGAGCTATTTTACATATTACTTAAGATTTGTATATATCACCTGTTTAAGTATCTGTAAAATAATCATTTCCATATACGTACGTAGAATGAAGTTAACCGTATTTACAAGATATGCACAATGATATAATGTCAACTGTAAAGAACCATTTGAACGCGGGAACACTAAATCGTTTTACATGAAGTTTGGCACAGCAAGTACACTAATAAGGTTCAGAGACACTTTGAGGTGACCGTCCTTTAGGTGCGCACCCTTAATAAATACGTTCCTGCAAGCCGCACTACTTTTCTACGGTATCCCCACCAATGCCCATCAATGTGTACGGGTTGGTGACTAGTGATTGGTTGAACTGATGATTGGTAATAGTGGTAGGGAGCGATCACGTCACGAAGTGAGGCCAAGAAGCGACGAGGCGCATGTATCAATGCGCAATCGCATCGGAACAGTTCAGGGAGTCGGGGAGGTCCGTGGTAAGGAATAAACAGAGTGAAGAGACCGCGCGAGAGACGAAGAGTggggaaagagagagggagCAAGAGAGATAGAGAACGAACAGGCAGTGAGACGATCACGATGCACGGAGGCGAGCACAAGCGGCCAGGGGCACAGGGCTGAGGGCTGAGGGCTCGACAGGGCCTGGAATAACGTTCACGGGACGGCCGCGGGCCAGCCAGCAGCAATGGAACAGGCGAAAACTCCCGCGTCCCGGCTACTTAGCACGAGTTGCATAGAGAATAAGGACGACTTGGAAGAGGTaacataaatatttgaaatagtCACTGGATACGTATCGGGTGCTAGGGGTTCCGCCATTGTTGCGATGGTCGCGCACGTCGCTAACCGCGCGGCGCCACACGTCGAACCACGCGTCTTAGCGGCAATATTCGAATCATTTacataattatgaaattaatttgtcTTACTTACTGATGATCAGTAATGGTTCATTTAGCAGCGATGATATAGTAACGACTGCTACCGTTCGATTCTAGCATAAGAACTtgacaatttttattctaagacattaacaaaatttgtttcattttcagaaatttgAAAGATGTTATACAGTGCTTCAGAACCTGACTGCAGGACTGTCAGAAAAAGAAGCCCATGATACGCTAAACAATGCTGTGTGTAAGGATAAAACACACGAAGAAGTTTCATTAGGGTTGTTGGTAGTCATTCTGACAGATCCCCAGAGTGCTGCAAAAAGTTATAGAGATTTGACATTAATTACCAGAGATGGTCTTGCAATTGTATTAGGACATCTTAATCAATTAGTACTTGAAAGATACCTGCGACTGAATGATGTGACCAGAAGTCAGCTATTATGGCTGCTAAGAGAGATGATAAGAACTAGTGTAGCTAGCGTGGATAACCTTTGTTTAAGTTTATTAAGGCATGCAGCAGGTGGAGATATTTCAccaagaaatttatttttagttgATGCACTTTTAGATATTTTTCAAGAGAATAGGCCTTGGTTGGATAAGTTTCCTTTTTTAGTAGCATCAATTGTTTATACTTATTTGCGATTAATAGAAGATCATAATGCACCTCATTTATCCGGTTTGCGTCAGAAAGAAGTTACCTTTACTGTATCTCTGATTAGAGAACGTATGGTTGATTGCTTAGTTATTGGAaggtaaataaattaaaacctTTGATTCAGTATTTTTTAGTAAAATGAAACGAATAAAAcatcatttttgtttttaggGATTTGGTACGCTTATTGCAAAATGTTGCCCGAATACCGGAGTTCGAGGCACTTTGGAAAGATATGCTTCTAAATCCAAAATCACTTTGCCCAAATTTTAACGGAGTCCTTCAACTTTTACAAACTAGAACTTCTAGAAGGTTTCTACAATCGAGACTTACTCCAGATATGGAAAGAAAACTAGTATTTTTAACAAGTCAAGTTCGTTTTGGTAATCACAAACGATACCAAGATTGGTTTCAAAGGCAGTACCTGGCCACACCAGAATCGCAGTCATTACGATGCGATCTTATACGATTTATCGTTGGTGTTATTCATCCGACAAATGAGTTGTTGTGTTCAGATATTATACCGCGGTGGGCAGTAATAGGCTGGTTATTCACCACTTGCACATCAACTGTAGCTGCAAGTAACGCTAAGTTGGCATTATTTTATGATTGGTTATTTTTTGAGCCAGAAAAAGATAATATTATGAATATCGAACCGGCAATTCTTGTAATGCACAATTCTATGAGATCCCATCCACCTGTCACTGCCACATTGCTAGACTTTTTATGTAGGGTAAGTTAGATACACTGGCTTTTGCTGATCGTTTATAACTGATTAAGAACAattatataatgtattatcTTTTAATAGATAATACCAAACTTTTACCCACCTTTAACCGAGAAAGTGAGGAATGGAATCTTTTCGTCGTTAAGACAAATTTTAGAGAAAAGGGTTTTGCCAAGTCTTTATCCTCTATTTGACAGTCCGAAGTTAGATCGTGAATTAAGGAGTAAAATAAGAGAAACGTTTAAGGAATTCTGCTTACCACCTAATGCAGATCCCGGTAAAGTTACTAAAGTTACACAATATTgcatgtttattttattatttactattCTAATACAGTGCACTGAAAGTAGCTTACTGCACAAGAACATATTAAATGGATATTGAAACTGATGTATTGTCTAATATCCTGTACAGCACCGTTTACAAATGCACCTGAAGTAAATTACTAAAGGGTGTTGCGAGAATCCGAAATTGTCGAAAATGCGATGGTGAAGGCAGAACATTTTCAGGTTCTAGCACGCCCTTAGTAaatacacactttctgtacatattaaattgaaacaaaTAATCGCAAAATCTACTTATCGCATATTCATTTGGGGTTTACATATAAGGGTTTTAACAAGTAAGGTGTTCCCAaacgtaattaaaaattcatctcTTACTATTTCTTTCTAACAGAGTTTATTATTCACCATTTTTCATGCTTACAGCACGTTCATTGCTTACTAACTTTGGTTTTTGCACGATCTTTTTAAGCAGGAAATAAGGTTCCTGTATATTCAGGTAAAATGGAGGAACTTAATAAGGATCTTACACCAGGAGCCATACTGGAGAATGCAGCAAATGCGCCAGTTGAAAACAATCACGTAAATCAAGACCCAGAACCAGCTTTCAgtgatgaagaagaagagatacCGCTAAGGTCGGTTCTTCTCGTTTATGTATTTTATGCTAAATCGTGCCACATTTATTGAGAATATCACTGTATACAtgaaatatgtacatatattttacaGGATAGTGACTAAAGTAGAAGAAGAGGATGAAGAAGATGTTCCATTAGCGAATGTGAAATTGAAGAACGAACAGAAAAATACAAACTGTGTTGTGAAAAAAGAAGACATTACATCtcagttaaatttaattttag comes from Osmia bicornis bicornis chromosome 4, iOsmBic2.1, whole genome shotgun sequence and encodes:
- the LOC114876225 gene encoding integrator complex subunit 3 isoform X1: MEQAKTPASRLLSTSCIENKDDLEEKFERCYTVLQNLTAGLSEKEAHDTLNNAVCKDKTHEEVSLGLLVVILTDPQSAAKSYRDLTLITRDGLAIVLGHLNQLVLERYLRLNDVTRSQLLWLLREMIRTSVASVDNLCLSLLRHAAGGDISPRNLFLVDALLDIFQENRPWLDKFPFLVASIVYTYLRLIEDHNAPHLSGLRQKEVTFTVSLIRERMVDCLVIGRDLVRLLQNVARIPEFEALWKDMLLNPKSLCPNFNGVLQLLQTRTSRRFLQSRLTPDMERKLVFLTSQVRFGNHKRYQDWFQRQYLATPESQSLRCDLIRFIVGVIHPTNELLCSDIIPRWAVIGWLFTTCTSTVAASNAKLALFYDWLFFEPEKDNIMNIEPAILVMHNSMRSHPPVTATLLDFLCRIIPNFYPPLTEKVRNGIFSSLRQILEKRVLPSLYPLFDSPKLDRELRSKIRETFKEFCLPPNADPGNKVPVYSGKMEELNKDLTPGAILENAANAPVENNHVNQDPEPAFSDEEEEIPLRIVTKVEEEDEEDVPLANVKLKNEQKNTNCVVKKEDITSQLNLILEPELRTAVDSLHSETDNEVRCQTMERIVQMVVEDEIDAETIPGLASCISTILSSQITSQIFPTDNLNEEALTDSISTPLFVMFRNQFQLCKEEDNRRKLLARVLAEMQNVQPRIGYLLLYFLKVWGREEEKREGEPRFVMKYKLYEEKKIQTFHFIYFMCFSNVLNDVKASVYKDFCAHREKKLDACLVSDLKLCHEDNIFMLCYLVPDVYMGFQNVTLGNVQLLHLVVSTVDACQLQELVCQIMQGHLKMLKKESFTSLLTASLNWETFEQYCFWQLIFAHDFPIDYVLPVLPKLQFRDHAEALTSILLMLKQEKPTLELLRQLLARQNVDGDMFVVAALRYWCRDYEEKLGELLANLLSTRYPATSPNKRKRSGGKHNQQPGPPSGEQVLGHLDQLRQHCTSSAELQLYHSEGMQRALQQAQAASSDSLRKSYGDLFALAEVNEENEPPPPPPTSSARKHAAASTGAGGGAGKGGHRKTGANTRERSSSKRPPPRYHLTSTSSSEEEEIVNLKQAKKRKKINPVGSDSD